Proteins co-encoded in one Hymenobacter swuensis DY53 genomic window:
- a CDS encoding serine hydrolase domain-containing protein, whose translation MFRKSLSLLVLPLLWAGTSLAQTAPTAFNQPRLDSLLTALDANHKLAGTFQLTQNGKVVYRRAIGQEQPGVPATTATRYRIGSVTKLFTATLIMQLVEEGKLKLDAPIATWFPTLPNAGKITVDQLLHHRSGLGDFTRDPAYGQFMSQTKTQAELLAIIQARPVDFEPGAKYDYNNSNYLVLGYLVEKLTKQPYAQALQKRITGKLGLKETYYGGRLDARKHEAASFNWDGKTWSIQPETDMSVPGGAGAITSTPTDLTRFIEGLFAGKLVKPATLLQMQTMQDNYGAGLMPIPFSDKQGYGHFGVIDGYRSALTYFPTDKLTVAYCGNGISSGYTVNDLMLGALAIYFNKPYRLPNFNAPTLTEAELSTYFGTYASTQMPLKITVTASGTTLMAQATGQSAFPLTPVSKTQFTYAAAGLTMDFDPTAHTFTLHQGANNILFTRE comes from the coding sequence ATGTTCCGCAAATCCCTTTCCCTGCTTGTGCTGCCGCTGCTATGGGCCGGCACTTCCCTGGCCCAAACGGCCCCCACTGCCTTCAATCAGCCCCGGCTCGACAGCCTGCTCACGGCCCTGGATGCCAACCACAAGCTGGCCGGCACCTTTCAGCTCACCCAGAATGGCAAGGTAGTGTACCGCCGCGCTATCGGGCAGGAGCAGCCGGGCGTACCGGCTACCACGGCCACGCGCTACCGCATTGGCAGCGTGACCAAGCTGTTCACGGCTACCCTAATCATGCAACTGGTGGAAGAAGGCAAGCTGAAGCTGGACGCGCCCATTGCTACCTGGTTTCCGACGCTACCCAACGCCGGCAAAATCACCGTGGATCAGCTGCTGCACCACCGCAGCGGTCTGGGCGATTTTACGCGGGACCCGGCTTACGGGCAGTTCATGAGCCAGACCAAAACCCAGGCAGAGCTGCTGGCCATCATCCAAGCGCGGCCCGTGGATTTCGAGCCGGGCGCGAAGTATGATTACAACAATTCCAACTATCTGGTGCTGGGCTATCTGGTAGAAAAGCTCACGAAACAACCTTACGCCCAGGCGCTGCAAAAGCGCATTACGGGTAAGCTAGGCCTGAAAGAAACGTACTACGGCGGCCGCCTCGACGCCCGGAAGCACGAAGCGGCTTCGTTCAACTGGGATGGCAAAACCTGGAGCATCCAGCCGGAAACCGACATGAGTGTGCCCGGTGGCGCGGGTGCCATCACCTCCACTCCGACCGACCTGACGCGCTTCATAGAGGGCCTGTTTGCGGGCAAGCTGGTGAAGCCGGCTACCCTGCTACAGATGCAGACCATGCAGGACAACTACGGCGCGGGCCTCATGCCCATTCCGTTCAGCGACAAACAGGGCTATGGCCATTTCGGCGTCATTGATGGGTACCGCTCGGCCCTCACGTACTTCCCTACCGATAAGCTGACCGTGGCGTATTGCGGCAACGGCATCAGCAGCGGCTATACGGTCAATGACCTGATGCTTGGCGCTCTGGCCATCTACTTCAATAAACCCTACCGGCTGCCCAACTTCAATGCGCCCACGCTTACGGAAGCCGAGCTGAGCACCTACTTTGGCACGTACGCCAGTACCCAGATGCCGCTCAAAATCACCGTTACGGCTTCGGGTACCACGCTTATGGCGCAGGCCACGGGCCAGAGTGCTTTCCCGCTCACGCCGGTTTCCAAAACGCAGTTCACCTACGCCGCCGCCGGCCTCACCATGGATTTCGACCCGACGGCGCACACCTTCACGCTACACCAGGGAGCCAACAATATCCTGTTCACCCGCGAGTAA
- a CDS encoding LytR/AlgR family response regulator transcription factor, with protein sequence MTTTSAPVRCLIVDDEPLAHQVLTQFIGQTPGLTLTGKCRNAMEAYEHLAQHPVDLLFLDIEMPLVTGLNFLKSLTHPPKTVLTTAYREYAYEGYELDVLDYLLKPFSYERFMKAVARLPATQPVPPADATTEKYLLVKERQGLLKVPHRDIVYVEGCKDYVKITTATKTYLLHQTMKDMVEVLGAAFLRVHRSFIVAAAHIRMLQPDNVLLLDNTLIPIGNSYRSELLAYFRK encoded by the coding sequence ATGACCACTACCTCTGCCCCCGTTCGTTGCCTTATTGTGGATGATGAGCCGCTTGCTCATCAGGTGCTCACGCAGTTCATCGGCCAGACGCCGGGCCTCACGCTCACGGGCAAGTGCCGCAACGCCATGGAGGCCTACGAGCACCTGGCACAGCACCCCGTAGACCTGCTGTTTCTGGATATTGAGATGCCGCTGGTGACGGGCCTGAACTTCCTCAAGAGTCTCACGCATCCGCCCAAAACCGTGCTGACCACCGCCTACCGCGAGTATGCCTACGAGGGCTACGAGCTGGACGTGCTGGACTATCTGCTCAAGCCTTTCAGCTACGAGCGGTTTATGAAAGCCGTGGCCCGCCTGCCCGCCACCCAGCCCGTGCCGCCTGCCGATGCTACTACCGAGAAATACCTGCTGGTAAAAGAGCGCCAAGGCTTGCTGAAAGTCCCGCACCGCGACATAGTGTACGTGGAGGGCTGCAAGGACTACGTGAAAATCACAACGGCTACCAAAACCTATCTGCTGCACCAGACCATGAAGGATATGGTGGAAGTGCTGGGCGCGGCTTTTCTGCGGGTACACCGCTCGTTTATCGTGGCGGCGGCCCACATCCGGATGCTGCAGCCCGATAACGTGCTGCTGCTGGATAACACGCTCATTCCCATCGGCAACTCCTACCGCAGTGAGCTGCTGGCCTATTTCCGGAAATAA
- a CDS encoding MBL fold metallo-hydrolase: MFRVPFTALRPHLAVFLFLFAGNLLAPLAGSAASSSPPLLRVRPVAPDIFVPTLYSRPNGAALPVATNGLIIRTTKGILLIDTAWPTEQTRLLLRWVADSLHQRVRLAIVTHAGAATPGGLVVLRENHVRVYSSPLTARRWRSRNPAAEGPTAALKPYTVVRAGRTRVELFFPGAGFAPDNLVVWLPRRKVLFGGELVREQATASLGSSPEPNLKQWSIVLRTLAARYRNARVVVPAHGPAGSLTLLAHTQTLLREATRRKPQTALNGRP; this comes from the coding sequence GTTTTCCTTTTCCTGTTCGCAGGTAACCTGCTGGCTCCTCTTGCCGGTTCCGCTGCTTCTTCCTCGCCGCCTCTGCTGCGCGTCCGGCCCGTAGCCCCCGATATCTTCGTGCCCACCCTGTACTCCCGCCCAAATGGGGCGGCGCTGCCGGTGGCAACCAACGGCCTCATCATTCGCACCACAAAGGGCATTTTGCTGATTGACACGGCCTGGCCCACCGAGCAAACCCGGCTGCTGCTGCGCTGGGTGGCCGACAGCTTGCACCAGCGGGTGCGGCTAGCCATTGTTACACATGCCGGAGCCGCTACACCCGGCGGACTCGTGGTGTTGCGCGAAAATCATGTGCGGGTGTACAGCAGCCCGCTCACGGCCCGGCGGTGGCGGAGCCGGAATCCGGCGGCAGAGGGCCCAACGGCTGCGCTGAAACCCTATACCGTCGTTCGGGCGGGCCGGACACGGGTAGAGCTGTTTTTTCCGGGAGCCGGCTTTGCGCCCGATAACCTGGTTGTCTGGCTGCCGCGCCGCAAGGTGCTGTTTGGGGGCGAGCTGGTCCGGGAGCAGGCTACCGCTTCGCTCGGCTCCTCACCAGAGCCAAACCTGAAGCAATGGTCCATTGTGCTACGCACTCTGGCGGCTCGTTACCGCAACGCCCGGGTGGTAGTGCCTGCCCACGGTCCTGCTGGCAGCCTCACGCTGCTGGCCCATACCCAAACGTTGCTGCGCGAAGCAACCCGCCGCAAGCCTCAGACCGCCCTGAACGGCCGGCCGTAA
- a CDS encoding T-complex 10 C-terminal domain-containing protein, whose translation MNKSLLFLSAAATLAVASCNQDKPAAVDAATTPSADTAVVVNDGAMTTDTAAYRTEADRLASRIADDLKLTDTVVVTQVTNTYYTRGRRLNEVNTRYTTDTTGRYAALRQVNDETDQQVKTYVTEPQYNTYASNRGSYYEGTPYTTTVVTTRETTTPARRSGPSIVKYDKKANGETKIVYSNGKTVKVDKDGDTKVEYRNGTKVKRDADDGQVKVKN comes from the coding sequence ATGAATAAGTCTCTGCTTTTCCTTTCGGCTGCCGCCACGCTGGCGGTAGCTTCCTGCAACCAGGACAAACCCGCCGCCGTGGACGCGGCCACTACGCCCTCGGCCGACACGGCCGTGGTAGTGAATGACGGGGCCATGACCACCGATACGGCGGCTTACCGCACCGAAGCCGACCGCCTGGCCTCCCGCATTGCCGACGACCTGAAGCTGACGGATACCGTGGTAGTAACGCAGGTGACCAACACCTACTACACCCGGGGCCGCCGCCTCAATGAGGTAAATACCCGCTACACTACCGATACCACCGGCCGCTACGCCGCCCTACGCCAGGTGAACGATGAAACCGATCAGCAGGTAAAAACCTACGTAACGGAGCCGCAGTACAACACCTACGCCTCCAACCGGGGCAGCTACTACGAGGGCACGCCGTACACCACCACAGTAGTTACGACCCGCGAAACCACCACGCCCGCCCGTCGTAGCGGCCCCAGCATCGTGAAGTACGATAAAAAGGCCAATGGCGAAACCAAAATCGTGTATTCCAACGGCAAAACCGTGAAAGTCGACAAGGATGGCGACACGAAAGTGGAGTATAGAAACGGCACCAAAGTAAAGCGCGACGCCGACGACGGACAGGTGAAAGTGAAGAACTAA
- a CDS encoding sensor histidine kinase, with protein sequence MQTPSPTLLPDRPSRFPLVFEGLAWVLYVGMYKYNGFMEAVAQRPTDRANFPYPQLMLFAVAATLYIFPYYRGLVPALLRRRRYLLLGVGSVGYLWWGIKLNMLLAHGAFQHVASPPLLAEYYHAGYATAVGQLLTRTQPYLSLLFTDLLTFSCVAFMRVAFEHEYRRRHLEKDHLALQMEQLKAQLQPHFLFNTLNSIYGLSLTGSPETPRFILLLSELMRYVLYDSGKARIALPEEVSFLENYFELEQRKYAGARVEFRAVGAPEAAAMQVPPLLLLPLVENSFKHGRHHFSDDATVEATLTTTPGRLHFLIENDMLPEAPAASPKRSGGIGLRNIRQRLNLYYPNAHELHLTEQNGRYRAELTLRV encoded by the coding sequence ATGCAAACGCCCTCCCCCACTCTGCTCCCCGACCGGCCCAGCCGTTTCCCGCTCGTGTTTGAGGGGCTGGCGTGGGTACTGTACGTGGGCATGTACAAGTACAATGGGTTCATGGAGGCCGTTGCCCAACGGCCTACTGACCGCGCCAACTTTCCTTATCCGCAGCTCATGCTGTTTGCCGTGGCGGCCACGCTCTACATCTTTCCCTACTACCGGGGGCTGGTGCCGGCCCTGCTGCGCCGGCGGCGCTACCTGCTGCTGGGTGTGGGGTCGGTGGGGTACCTGTGGTGGGGCATCAAGCTGAACATGCTGCTGGCTCACGGCGCCTTTCAGCACGTAGCCAGCCCGCCGCTGCTGGCGGAGTACTACCACGCGGGCTACGCAACGGCCGTTGGTCAGCTGCTTACCCGGACTCAACCGTACCTCAGCCTGCTGTTCACCGATTTGCTCACGTTCAGCTGCGTGGCTTTTATGCGCGTGGCCTTCGAGCACGAATACCGCCGCCGCCACCTGGAAAAAGACCACCTGGCCCTGCAAATGGAGCAGTTGAAAGCCCAGTTGCAGCCGCACTTTCTCTTCAACACGCTCAACAGCATTTACGGCCTGAGTCTGACCGGCTCCCCCGAGACGCCGCGCTTTATTCTGCTGCTCTCGGAACTGATGCGCTACGTGCTGTATGACAGCGGCAAGGCCCGGATTGCGTTGCCCGAGGAGGTGTCGTTTCTGGAGAATTACTTCGAGCTGGAGCAGCGAAAATATGCCGGAGCGCGGGTGGAGTTTCGGGCAGTGGGTGCCCCGGAGGCTGCCGCTATGCAGGTACCACCGCTGCTGCTACTGCCGCTGGTAGAAAACAGCTTCAAGCACGGCCGCCACCATTTCTCCGATGATGCTACCGTGGAGGCAACGCTGACGACTACGCCCGGCCGTCTGCACTTTCTCATCGAAAATGATATGCTGCCTGAAGCTCCGGCCGCCTCGCCCAAACGCAGCGGCGGCATTGGCCTCCGGAACATCCGCCAGCGCCTCAACCTCTACTACCCGAATGCCCACGAGCTACACCTGACCGAACAGAACGGCCGCTACCGCGCCGAGCTGACGCTGCGGGTGTAG
- a CDS encoding AraC family transcriptional regulator, translating into MKLQFEPIHPTVDSSFTLLHYTEVSKAELLWHYHPEYELVYIPQGHGRRHIGQHISRFEEGELVLIGPDLPHLTFSYGQPVGTPFEEIVVQLRGDFLGTDFWDRPEMAAIRQLLARSHEGLSFGGTTRTAVGPALRQLLSAPPFMRLLLLLQVLQELAQAPTTDIQPLHAGTGGQGLSGKEQQRLSRVYQFVEQNYQRATLSVQEVADVAYLSVPAFCRYFKKMTRHTLTDFLQEYRVGQACRLLLDDDLAVTEVCYACGFNNLSHFNKTFRKFTGQSPTEYRRQRMGK; encoded by the coding sequence GTGAAATTACAATTTGAGCCCATTCATCCCACTGTTGACAGCTCGTTTACGCTCCTGCACTACACCGAAGTCAGCAAAGCCGAGCTGCTCTGGCACTATCATCCTGAGTACGAGCTGGTGTACATTCCGCAGGGCCACGGCCGCCGCCACATCGGCCAGCACATTTCCCGCTTTGAGGAAGGAGAGCTGGTCCTTATCGGCCCCGACCTGCCCCACCTGACCTTTAGCTATGGTCAGCCGGTGGGCACTCCGTTTGAGGAAATTGTGGTGCAGCTGCGCGGCGACTTTTTGGGCACCGACTTCTGGGACCGGCCTGAAATGGCGGCCATCCGGCAGTTGTTGGCCCGCTCCCACGAGGGCCTGTCCTTCGGGGGCACCACGCGTACGGCCGTAGGGCCGGCGTTGCGGCAGCTGCTGTCGGCACCGCCGTTCATGCGCCTGCTGCTGCTGCTGCAGGTATTGCAGGAGCTGGCGCAGGCCCCCACCACCGATATTCAGCCCCTGCACGCGGGCACCGGCGGACAGGGCCTGAGCGGGAAGGAGCAGCAGCGGCTGAGCCGGGTGTACCAGTTTGTGGAGCAGAACTACCAGCGCGCCACCCTCTCGGTGCAGGAAGTAGCCGATGTGGCCTACCTCTCGGTGCCGGCGTTCTGCCGCTACTTCAAGAAGATGACCCGCCACACCCTCACCGATTTCCTGCAGGAATACCGCGTGGGCCAAGCCTGCCGCCTGCTGCTGGATGACGACTTGGCCGTGACCGAAGTGTGCTATGCCTGCGGCTTCAACAACCTCTCGCACTTCAACAAAACCTTCCGCAAATTCACCGGCCAGAGTCCCACCGAATACCGCCGACAGCGCATGGGCAAGTAG
- a CDS encoding phospholipid scramblase-related protein, which yields MLNRRAYFIREHAGVFKLKDTYDILDPETQTQIGYATEVTPSWAVWLRLLVKKRNLPVTIAVREQPESAPLFRIERGWTFLRATVHVVDAQEQRIGYFKSKLFTLNGGFYVFNMQDEQIAEVKGSWKSWDFSFVSASGQELGVVTKKWAGLGRELFTTADNYLISIHDMGEQQPASSALLLAAGLAIDTVFNEQQ from the coding sequence ATGCTTAACCGGCGCGCTTACTTTATCCGGGAACACGCGGGCGTGTTCAAACTCAAGGACACGTACGACATTCTCGACCCCGAAACGCAGACCCAGATTGGATACGCCACCGAGGTAACGCCCTCCTGGGCCGTGTGGTTACGCCTGCTGGTCAAAAAGCGGAATCTGCCTGTGACCATTGCCGTCCGGGAACAGCCCGAATCGGCCCCGTTGTTCCGGATTGAGCGGGGCTGGACGTTCCTGCGCGCCACCGTGCATGTGGTAGATGCTCAGGAGCAGCGCATTGGCTACTTTAAAAGCAAGCTCTTCACCCTTAATGGTGGCTTCTACGTGTTCAATATGCAGGATGAGCAGATTGCCGAAGTGAAAGGCAGCTGGAAAAGCTGGGACTTTTCCTTTGTCAGTGCCTCGGGGCAGGAACTTGGCGTGGTAACTAAAAAATGGGCGGGCCTGGGGCGGGAGCTCTTTACCACCGCCGACAACTACCTGATTTCCATCCACGACATGGGTGAACAGCAGCCGGCTTCCAGCGCGCTGCTCCTCGCGGCCGGCCTGGCCATTGACACCGTATTCAACGAGCAGCAGTAG
- a CDS encoding head GIN domain-containing protein yields the protein MKTNFFLASLAATALLSGATTLTAAAQQTRSVSGFEQVKASGAIDVVLTQGSATSVKVDADSDVLASVKTEVQGNTLVLFREQGLLSMLSNKKVTVYITCPRLTAITVSGASDVKSTTPFIADSFTIQASGASDVTLNLNVKILTASASGASDLRLTGRADRQKIHLSGSSDYKGYDLQSRSADVHASGASDAYVAVAEELQSHTSGSSDVHYRGKPRVNR from the coding sequence ATGAAAACGAACTTTTTCCTCGCCTCTCTCGCCGCCACAGCTTTGCTCAGCGGCGCTACCACCCTGACCGCCGCCGCCCAGCAAACCCGCTCCGTGAGCGGCTTCGAGCAGGTGAAAGCCAGCGGCGCCATTGATGTGGTGCTCACCCAGGGCAGCGCCACCAGCGTGAAGGTGGATGCCGATTCCGACGTATTGGCCAGCGTGAAAACCGAGGTGCAGGGCAATACCCTGGTGCTATTCCGCGAGCAGGGCCTGCTGTCGATGCTGTCCAACAAGAAAGTCACCGTGTACATCACCTGCCCCCGACTCACGGCCATCACGGTCAGCGGGGCGTCCGACGTTAAAAGCACCACGCCCTTTATCGCCGACAGTTTCACCATTCAGGCCAGCGGGGCTTCCGACGTGACGCTGAACCTGAACGTAAAAATCCTCACCGCCTCAGCCTCCGGGGCCAGCGACCTGCGCCTGACCGGCCGCGCCGACCGCCAGAAAATCCACCTCAGCGGCAGCAGCGACTACAAAGGCTACGACCTGCAAAGCCGTTCCGCCGACGTACACGCCAGCGGCGCTTCCGATGCCTACGTAGCCGTAGCGGAGGAGCTGCAAAGCCACACCTCCGGCTCCAGCGACGTGCATTATCGGGGCAAGCCCCGCGTAAACCGCTAA
- a CDS encoding tetratricopeptide repeat protein — protein MRLFLLGCLLLFALGAQAQQPDTARAARQIDLSNVDVAPAAVDISGWLLLDKDIQTELEGAVNNIYNFKHDKAERQFRSLRRRYPSHPMPYFLLGLTTWWKIMPSNITNEQYDKVFLAYMDTAITKGERLYKADNRNYEACFFLSAAYGFSARLNAERHNWRKATFASKNALEYLEKSKEANGLSPEFLFGQALINYYSPWISENYPLLKPVLLFFPRGNKQLGLNQLRGVSANGFYTGTEAKVFLMKILQNQENKPTEALPLAQAMATTYPDNGYFQRFYALMSYQVGDLRECERVSRDILDKINRGLPGYEAISGRYATFFLGSLMQNQYKDLDKAQEYYQRCVVFAETTNDTKQGFYLYALLNMARIADKQKRPADAVRYYKEVQEKAERKSEAYNEARAYLKKQRK, from the coding sequence ATGCGCCTTTTTCTGCTTGGTTGCTTGCTGCTGTTCGCCCTTGGGGCGCAGGCTCAGCAACCCGACACGGCCCGTGCGGCCCGCCAGATTGACCTTTCCAATGTAGATGTAGCCCCGGCCGCCGTGGATATATCGGGCTGGCTGCTGCTGGATAAGGACATCCAGACAGAGTTGGAAGGGGCGGTGAACAACATCTACAACTTCAAGCATGATAAGGCCGAGCGGCAGTTTCGCAGCCTGCGCCGCCGCTACCCCAGCCACCCGATGCCCTACTTTCTGCTGGGCCTGACGACGTGGTGGAAAATCATGCCCAGCAATATCACCAACGAGCAGTACGACAAGGTGTTCCTGGCCTACATGGATACGGCCATCACCAAGGGAGAAAGGCTGTATAAGGCGGACAACAGGAATTACGAGGCCTGTTTTTTCCTGTCGGCAGCGTACGGGTTTTCGGCCCGCCTGAATGCCGAGCGGCACAACTGGCGTAAGGCCACCTTCGCCAGCAAAAACGCGCTGGAGTACCTGGAAAAGAGTAAGGAAGCCAACGGCCTCAGCCCGGAGTTCCTGTTCGGACAGGCCCTGATCAACTACTACTCGCCCTGGATTTCGGAGAACTACCCGCTGCTGAAACCAGTGCTGCTGTTCTTTCCGCGCGGTAATAAGCAGCTGGGGTTAAACCAGTTGCGGGGCGTATCGGCCAACGGTTTTTATACCGGCACGGAGGCGAAGGTGTTCCTGATGAAAATTCTGCAGAACCAGGAAAACAAACCCACCGAAGCCCTGCCGCTAGCCCAGGCCATGGCCACTACCTACCCCGATAACGGCTATTTCCAGCGCTTCTACGCCCTGATGAGCTACCAGGTAGGCGACCTGCGCGAGTGTGAGCGGGTGAGCCGGGATATTCTGGATAAGATTAACCGGGGCCTGCCAGGCTACGAGGCCATCAGTGGCCGGTACGCCACGTTCTTTCTGGGCAGCCTGATGCAGAACCAGTACAAGGACCTCGACAAAGCCCAGGAATACTACCAGCGGTGCGTGGTATTTGCTGAAACCACCAACGATACCAAGCAGGGTTTCTACCTCTATGCTCTGCTGAATATGGCGCGCATTGCCGATAAGCAGAAGCGGCCGGCCGATGCCGTGCGTTATTATAAAGAGGTACAGGAGAAGGCCGAGCGCAAATCGGAAGCGTACAACGAGGCGCGGGCGTATCTGAAAAAGCAGAGAAAGTAG
- a CDS encoding erythromycin esterase family protein has protein sequence MKTLFRSLLAATLLTAPVAAASAQTAPAAASDTARITLDASVVNAVNTQSYFLFRQAVQPLIKQMRGKKVVALGEGTHGSAEFYKLRFWLTRILMEDEGFNQVALENTYADCYRLNQAMHSATIDDLKPLMKKHLLSIWQNRETEEMLNWMHTYNTSHLRKLELTGIDGMFGTTAAEVLREQLTTATPEVKALTEQLVQRTQYQDKVWVDLNDRSIPFKRPEMLANGWAGYEATEKLEKALANLKLTQRQRPVVAGALKNLHHYFDTFYQPKVNKQESSRDSLMAEMTRFLVRDKGSKVIVWAHDAHVSRRLAVPGDNNGGGTGKFLERMFPGQYFVLGTTTATGTVAATKHRFISSVSPMASYPLEAPVAGSWEASLQALTPPVFYLNTSQLQAQDVRRGHRLVGYSPDSGKDAYFPFKLSEAYDAMLFVRTTTAATPL, from the coding sequence ATGAAAACCCTCTTCCGCTCCCTGCTAGCCGCCACGCTGCTCACTGCTCCTGTTGCCGCTGCCTCGGCCCAGACTGCTCCGGCCGCCGCTTCCGACACTGCCCGCATCACCCTCGACGCCTCAGTAGTGAATGCCGTGAATACCCAGAGCTACTTCCTGTTCCGTCAGGCGGTGCAGCCGCTCATCAAGCAAATGCGCGGCAAAAAAGTAGTAGCCCTGGGCGAAGGCACCCACGGCTCGGCCGAGTTTTACAAGCTGCGCTTCTGGCTCACGCGCATCCTGATGGAAGATGAGGGGTTCAACCAGGTGGCGCTTGAAAACACGTACGCCGACTGTTACCGCCTCAACCAAGCCATGCACTCCGCCACCATCGACGACCTGAAGCCGCTGATGAAAAAGCACCTGCTCAGCATCTGGCAAAACCGTGAAACGGAGGAAATGCTGAACTGGATGCACACCTACAATACGTCCCACCTGCGCAAACTGGAGCTGACCGGTATCGACGGCATGTTTGGCACCACGGCCGCCGAGGTGCTGCGCGAACAGCTGACCACCGCTACGCCCGAGGTAAAGGCCCTTACTGAGCAGCTGGTGCAGCGTACCCAGTACCAGGATAAGGTGTGGGTTGACCTCAACGACCGGAGCATCCCGTTCAAGCGCCCCGAGATGCTAGCCAACGGCTGGGCCGGCTACGAAGCCACCGAGAAGCTGGAAAAGGCCCTGGCCAACCTGAAGCTGACGCAGCGGCAGCGCCCGGTAGTGGCCGGCGCCCTCAAGAACCTGCACCACTACTTCGATACGTTCTACCAGCCTAAGGTAAACAAGCAGGAGTCTTCGCGCGACAGTCTGATGGCCGAAATGACCCGGTTTCTGGTGCGGGATAAAGGCAGCAAAGTCATTGTGTGGGCGCATGATGCGCACGTATCGCGCCGCCTGGCCGTACCCGGCGACAACAACGGCGGCGGCACCGGCAAGTTTCTGGAGCGAATGTTTCCCGGCCAGTACTTTGTGCTGGGCACCACCACGGCCACGGGTACAGTAGCTGCTACCAAGCACCGCTTTATCTCCTCCGTCAGCCCCATGGCTTCTTATCCCCTCGAAGCGCCCGTGGCGGGTTCCTGGGAGGCCAGCCTGCAGGCTCTCACGCCCCCGGTATTTTATTTGAACACCAGCCAGCTGCAGGCGCAGGATGTGCGCCGGGGCCACCGCCTGGTAGGGTACAGTCCCGACAGCGGCAAGGATGCTTACTTTCCCTTCAAGCTCTCCGAAGCCTACGACGCCATGCTGTTTGTGCGCACCACTACGGCTGCTACGCCACTGTAA